In Embleya scabrispora, the DNA window CGCCCGGAACACGAATACGGCGCCGTCCCACCCGAGACCCGAAGCGCCAGACTCACCTGCTGATTGAACTTCGACGTCTGCGGCCCCGGATCGGCGATCGTCACCGTCGAGGGCCCCGGGCCGCCCGGGATCGCCTCCGGGGGCAACGGCACCATCCAGAGCGGGCTGTTCGCGCCCTCGGAGCCGACGTAGAGCGACTTGCCGTCGGGGGCGTACATCAACGACTCGCCCTGGGTCGTGCTCGGCGCGGCGAACTTGGCGAGTTGTTGTCCGGGCGCCGAATACACGGTGATGTCCGAGTAGTTGCGGATCGCGAACGAGCGTCCGTCGGGCGCGAACGCGCCGTCGGTCGAGGTGTCCGGTGCCGGCCCGACCCGGGTGAGTTCGTTGACCTGGTCGCTGCGCAGGCTCAGCGGCGCCTGGTAGAGCGAACCGGGCGCGCCGAAGAGTTTGCTCGCCACGTACAGGCGGTTGTCGCGCGGGTCGATCAGCGCGGTTTCCGCGTCGTGCGCGCCGTCGGCGAAGCGCAGCGGAAAGCCGGTGGCGGGCACGGTGGCGTCGGCGAGCGTCGCGGGCTCGGCGATCCGGTACAGCGTCACCTGGGTTCGGGTGCCGAGGTTGTTGCCGATGTCGGCCGCGAAGATCGCGGGGTTGCCCGCGTCGTCGGTGCCGACCGAGATCGCCTCCCAGTCGGTGTTGGTCGCGCCCGACACGTGCAACACCGCGACGGTGCGGCAGGTGTTCGTGTCGATCGCGAACACGTCGGGCGTGTTCCCGCTGTCGTTGAGCGTGTAGGCGATGCCCGGATGCCGCGAACTGGGCGCAAGGCCGCTGGATTCGCCGATACGCGCGTCGGCGAGGGTGCACCGGACGTGGGGCGGGTCGGCGGCGTGCGCGGGGGTGATGCCGACGGCCGTGGCCAGGCCCGTGGCGAGCGCGGCGGCGACGGCGGTGCGGGCGATGCGCGGGGCGCGGATGGTCCGGCGGCGACCGGGCCGTGGGGCGGCGCCGATCGGGGGACGGGTTTTCGGTGGGGTCGCGGAACGTGATCTGTTCATGTTTCCAGGAGATGAGGCCGTTCTCACCCGCGTCCAATACCGGTCCGGCATGCATTCATGACGGAACGACATGGCTGCTTCGGCGGCGCACCGCTTCGGCATCGATACATGCGCGCCGGGTCGGCATACGACCGGCGATCGCCGCGCCGACCGGCCGAGCGGGCGTGCCGTCGGGCCAGTTCAGGCGCCTTGCGCCGCGCGGAATCCGGCTCTCGCTCGGTGGACGAGGGCCGACTCCCCGGTGCGCGGCGGGCGTTGTTTCGTCCGGTCGCCGAATCCACGCTGCGGTTCCGCTTCGTCCACGCCAAGGAGGCGCCAGGTCATGGCCCACTTCCGATCCGGGTCCCGGTCGACGGCCCGGGGCAAACCCCGATCCGCCACCCTCGTCGCATTGTCCGTCGGGTTCGTACTCGGCGCGATCGCCGGTGTCACCGTCCCCGCCTCGGCCGGTCCGTCCGAGCGGGTGCCGGCCGCTCGCACATCCGCCGCCGCGATCCCGCGCTACGACCACGTGGTGGTCGTCGTGCACGAGAACGCCAACCAGGAGGAGATCATCGGCAGTTCGCAGGCGCCGTATCTCAACCAACTGGCCGCCGGCGGTGCCTCCCTGACCGACTTCCACGGCGAGACGCACCCCAGTCAGCCCAACTACCTGGCGATGTTCTCCGGTTCCACCCAGGGCGTCACCGGCGACGAGTGTCCGCCGCCGGGTGCGCCGTACAGCGCGGACAACCTCGCCCGGCAGCTGATCGACGTCGGTGCCACATGGGGCAGTTACAACGAGGACTGGTCGGCGGCCAACCCCGGCGCGTGTACGAGCGGTTCGTACGCGCGCAAGCACAACCCGTGGTTGTCCTTCGCCAACGTGCCCGCCGCCACCACGTATCCGATGACCGCGTTCCCGACGGATTACGCCGGCTTGCCCACGGTCTCCTACGTGGTGCCCAACCTGTGCAACGACATGCACGACCGTCTGTTCAACCCGGCGTGCGGGATCTCCACCGGGGACACCTGGACCAGGAACAAGCTGAGCGGCTACGCGGAATGGGCCAAGACGCACAACAGCCTGCTGGTGGTCACGTGGGACGAGGACAACTTCCGCAGCGAGAACCGGATCGCGACCATCCTGTACGGCGCGCACGTCAAGCCCGGACAATACGCGGGCCGCAAGGACCACTACAGCCTGCTGCGCACCTTCGAGGACATGTACGGCACCCGGCGCTCCGGCCAGGCGTCGACCGCGACCCCGATCACCGAGGTGTGGGACGACGGTGGTCCGTCGCCGGTGTCGGTGGTGGATCCGGGGGCGCAGTCGGGTGTGGTGGGTGTGCCGGTGTCGTTGGCGGTGCGGGTGCAGGGTGGGACGGGCCCGTACACGTGCGCCTTCCGGGGTCTGCCGGCCGGGTTGTCCGCTGCCGGTGGTGGGTGTGCGGTGTCGGGTTCGCCCACTGTGCCGGGGAGTTCGACGGTGACGGTGTCGGCGACGGACGGCCTGGGCGCGGTGTCGGCGCCGGTTTCCTTCGGGTGGACGGTGACCTCGACGCCTTCCGGTGGGGTGACGATCGCCGATCCGGGGCCGCAGACGTCGAAGTTCAATCAGCAGGTGAGTCTGGCGCTTCGGGTCTCGGGTGGGACGGCGCCGTATTCGTGTTCCGGGCGGAATCTGCCGGCGGGTGTGTTCGTGAACGCGTCGACGTGTGTGATCTCGGGTCGGGCGTGGGGTGTGGGGACGTTCGCGGCGGAGGTGACCGCCACCGATTCCGCCGGGGCGAAAGCCGTGGCCGCGTTTCGCTGGATCGTGAACTGGTTCTGATGGTCGTCGAGTTCCGGCCCTGAGCCGATACCGATCGCTCGACGCGTCGAGCGGTGTGGGTGTCGAGGGCTCGAAACGGCCCTCGGCGCCCACCACTTCCCTTGCTCCTTCCCGTGCCCGGCCGCCCGGAGGTTCCGGATGTATCTGTCGTCCAGCCGTTCCGCCGACCTCGCGTCCGGTACGCGTGATTCGAGGGCGCAGGCTCCGCCGCCCACCGGGCGTCGCGTACGGCGGGTCGCGCCCGTGGTGCTCGTCCTAGGCGTGGTCTCGCTGGTGACCGACGTCTCGGCCGAGATGGTCACCGCGGTGCTCCCGGTGTATCTCGTGCTCGGACTCGGGCTCTCCCCCATGGCGTTCGGCATGCTCGATGGGCTGTACAACGGCGCGACCGCGGCATCGCGGCTGCTCGGCGGGCATGTCGCGGACCGATTCCGCCGACACCGCACGGTCGCCGCGGTCGGCTACGGGATCTCGGCGGGATGCAAACTGCTGCTGCCGGCCGCAGGCGGGGTCGCGGCGATCGGCGGGGTGCTCGCGGCGGATCGGGCGGGCAAGGGGCTGCGGACCGCGCCGCGCGACGCGTTGATCTCGATGGCCGCGCCGCCGGATGCGCAGGGGCGGGCGTTCGGGGTGCATCGGGCGATGGACACGGCGGGGGCGCTGTTCGGGCCGCCGGTGGCGCTCGCGGTGTTGTGGGTGACGGCCGACGCGTACGACGCGGTGTTCGTACTGAGCTTCTGCTTCGCCGCGTTCGGGCTGCTGGTGCTGCTGCTGTTCGTCCGCGAACCGGCCGGTGGTATCGGCAGGTTCGAGGTGAGGCGCGCGCCGGTGCGACTGCGGGACGCGGCGGCGGTGTTGCGGGTGCCGGGCTTCGCCCGGGTGTGTACGGCCGCGCTGCTGCTCGGCGCGGCGACCGTCGGGGACGCGATGGTGTACCTGCTGCTGCAACGGCACACCGACCTGT includes these proteins:
- a CDS encoding putative Ig domain-containing protein, with translation MNRSRSATPPKTRPPIGAAPRPGRRRTIRAPRIARTAVAAALATGLATAVGITPAHAADPPHVRCTLADARIGESSGLAPSSRHPGIAYTLNDSGNTPDVFAIDTNTCRTVAVLHVSGATNTDWEAISVGTDDAGNPAIFAADIGNNLGTRTQVTLYRIAEPATLADATVPATGFPLRFADGAHDAETALIDPRDNRLYVASKLFGAPGSLYQAPLSLRSDQVNELTRVGPAPDTSTDGAFAPDGRSFAIRNYSDITVYSAPGQQLAKFAAPSTTQGESLMYAPDGKSLYVGSEGANSPLWMVPLPPEAIPGGPGPSTVTIADPGPQTSKFNQQVSLALRVSGGTAPYSCSGRNLPAGVFVNASTCVISGRAWGVGTFAAEVTATDSAGAKAVAAFRWTVNWF
- a CDS encoding alkaline phosphatase family protein — protein: MAHFRSGSRSTARGKPRSATLVALSVGFVLGAIAGVTVPASAGPSERVPAARTSAAAIPRYDHVVVVVHENANQEEIIGSSQAPYLNQLAAGGASLTDFHGETHPSQPNYLAMFSGSTQGVTGDECPPPGAPYSADNLARQLIDVGATWGSYNEDWSAANPGACTSGSYARKHNPWLSFANVPAATTYPMTAFPTDYAGLPTVSYVVPNLCNDMHDRLFNPACGISTGDTWTRNKLSGYAEWAKTHNSLLVVTWDEDNFRSENRIATILYGAHVKPGQYAGRKDHYSLLRTFEDMYGTRRSGQASTATPITEVWDDGGPSPVSVVDPGAQSGVVGVPVSLAVRVQGGTGPYTCAFRGLPAGLSAAGGGCAVSGSPTVPGSSTVTVSATDGLGAVSAPVSFGWTVTSTPSGGVTIADPGPQTSKFNQQVSLALRVSGGTAPYSCSGRNLPAGVFVNASTCVISGRAWGVGTFAAEVTATDSAGAKAVAAFRWIVNWF
- a CDS encoding MFS transporter; its protein translation is MYLSSSRSADLASGTRDSRAQAPPPTGRRVRRVAPVVLVLGVVSLVTDVSAEMVTAVLPVYLVLGLGLSPMAFGMLDGLYNGATAASRLLGGHVADRFRRHRTVAAVGYGISAGCKLLLPAAGGVAAIGGVLAADRAGKGLRTAPRDALISMAAPPDAQGRAFGVHRAMDTAGALFGPPVALAVLWVTADAYDAVFVLSFCFAAFGLLVLLLFVREPAGGIGRFEVRRAPVRLRDAAAVLRVPGFARVCTAALLLGAATVGDAMVYLLLQRHTDLSPHLFPLLPLGTALVFLLCAVPAGTAGDRYGRGRVFLAGHVALLCGYLVLLAPLPDRALIVAVPTLLGLFYAGTDGVLMALAAPAAPAELRGGALALVQTGQAGGRALGAAGFGAAWTLYGPHTAVLLAAAGLALALLAALALLAGGTLAPGSGAESKGASR